Within the Nitrosococcus wardiae genome, the region CTCCGCTTTGGTGAGGGCTTGAGCATCACCCTTAAGGTATTGATCAAATTTCGATCCAGGGGTCAATAAGGTTGCTTCAAAGGTCTCTATGGCCTCGGCCATATTCTCAAAGGTAACTGGGTTTGAATCATCGGGAAAGGCCTTTCGAAAGCTCTGAACATATTCGGGGATACTTCTAAGAGTCTGCTTCACCCGCTCCGGAGTATTGTTCATCTCTACTCCTGCCTGCACGGGTCCCTGTGCCTGGGCCGCGAGATCTTCTGCCCGTCCATCCCAGAATTGTGCAACATTGAACACGGCGTTGAGCACGGTAGGCGCATTGCGCGGTCCCTTTGCCCACCCGTGGCCAATGGAAGTCTCCTCTAGGTCTACCCCTCCAAGCGCTAGGTTATGACAGGTATTACAACTAATCAACCAACTTCTAGAAAGGCGAGGATCGAAATAAAGCCATTTACCGAGCTCGACCCTCTCCGGTGTCACGGTAATGCCCTTGATGGTTGGTAGCTCATCTGGAATCGGCTTAAATTGGGACTGAGCCTGCTTCATTAAATTCCCATCGTCCTCTCTTGCAAGGACATGGCTGACGTAAGTGGCTCCTATTGCTAGCGCCAAGCAAAAAGCAATTTTTCTCATTCTTCTCCCTCCTACAAAATAGTGGGCACATAAAAAAACATGGAGGTAAATCTATTCTATTACACCTATTTCAGGATTTATCCAGAAATATCGGTTATTTGATTAATCCTCGGTTTAAGAGATGAAATTAAAACATACAAAATATTTAATAATAGATGAGATTATGGGCGATGTCTTCTAGGCTCTTTTATCGAATGGGGACAAACAGCCCCAACCCCCAATACTGCGGCCTTAACAAGCACTCGTTAATCAGCTAAGGCTGAGCTTGCAAATCAAGCTCTGGAGAAACTTAGGATAAAATTAACCCCACAATCTCACCATGAGAAATCCTATAAAATTTCTCCGCTTACAGCAAATTCATCATTTCAAGCAACCGTTTCTTCAGATTGGCAGATTAGCATCTTCTGAGCTTCCACCCCTATTAAAGGTGGATCCGAAATGATGATACCCCCAGGAGAGCCATAACCGATATCTTGTAGCCTTAAAAGCCGAATTTGGTGAGAGTTGGTTCCTATCGTGCTAAATTCTGATATTGGCGATATAAGATATTCCCGCCCCAAACTAATGAGAGCAAAATCAATACTTCTCCCATAAGATTTACCCCTCCTGCGATCAGGTGATCGTAGTCGAGAAGCCCCAAGTCGCCCAGGATATTCCGCCAATCATGATGCCCCGGATTATCCCGTCCTGTTGTGCCCCCTAATAGAAGGAGTTCACCAGCCCGAGCGTCGTTGATGTAAGGTGCCAGATCCATAACACTTTGCCCTAACCACCAGAGACCTATACTGGCACCAAAAGTATCTCGCTGTTGAAAAAGAAAAACGCCAATTACAACCATAGGCATCAGTAACTGAGCCAGCGAGCCCCCTAAGATGGTCATAAATTGGCCAAAAGGGATAAACAGGATATGACCGGCTTCATGGAAGATCAAATCTACCAAATGCATAAATGAGCCATTAATTTCGGGAAGTCCCCCCGTCAATTGGCTGTAATCTGTCTGGATGAACCAGCATCCCCAAAGGACAAAGCCAACAAAAAGAAGTAAACGGCCATAAAAACGGCTGCTACTCACTGGGGACTCCACATAGAGTACCCTTTCCTTGATCTGTCCTAGCAAAACCTCAGTTTTGCTATTTCTGCTCCTAGGGGATAATGACTCTGGCGAGCGAAATCGCTGCTTCAGCCAGCGAGTAAAAATCAACCCGCACGCTGGACACTGGGATTCGGGAGCAATATCGCCATTTTGCCGCTGATAGCCGCACTTAGGACAAGTTTGGTACATTTTCTTCGCCTTAATCAGCCCTTAATGAGGAGGTGTAAACCCCGGCTATGGGTGTTTTCGACGAAAAAAGTGACTTCTTTAAAACTTATTTGATCGACAAATTTTATCTGATTTTTATCGCAGATTCTTGACTCTCTAAGAAGGTCTTACCTAGGCCTTTGGCCCTAACGATGGCGCCGTCCCCTCCCCCGACTACCCGCTCCCTCTTGCCCTCTGTCTGCGCATCTCTGAAATGCAGGCAGATGATTTTCCTGAGAAGCTCTTTTTAATTGTAAAAATACGTGATAAACATCGGGATATGCTTGGGTAAGGTGAAGTAGCCGATCATACATTTCCGTATTGTCTATTTCTGCTTGAACACCACTCTGACAGGCTTCCGAAACAGAAGAAGGAACGTCAACCTTAGAATCCCAATCATCTTCCGGAACGGGGATATCATATTTATGAAATAAGGGAAGCAATGCTTGAATATGTCGCTCCTCGGCCTCCAAAATATTGACAAAGGGCCTAATGTCTCCATATCTGCTAATTACCTGGCGATAGGTGGCCCGGGCCTTATACTCATCATTCATGGCTTCTGTAAGCGCCTTTCTCAATTTCTCTGACATTATCAGCCCTCACGAGATTAATAAGAGCACCTATGTGAGCTTACGCAGTTGGTCTTTCCCACGTAGACAGAATCTAATCACTGCCCGAAAAAACGGGTAAGTTTCCACTGATACACCACAATAAACATTTTCTCACCACAACCTCACCTATAGATCAATTAGCAAAAACGGATCAATTATTCTGGTTTATCAACTCCAACTCTTCCCACCGCTGATACAGCTGTGCTACCTTATTCTCTGCTTCTTTAAGCTGAGCGTATAGCTCCGTTAATCGTTCAAAATCACTGGTAATTTCAGGATCATGAAGCCGTTGCTGAAATGCATCGACGACTTGCTCCGCTTTTGAGATTTTTTGCTCAATTCGGTTGAGCTCTTTCCGTTCTTCATAGCTCAGCCCTTGAGACACCTTCTGTTTGGGCGGAGGAGAATGACCAGTGGAAGCTTCTTTTGAAGGTTGGGAGTTTCTAGCCTCTAGCCATTGGTGGTAATCGGCAAAAATTTCCGCTTTCCCATGACCATCCAAGTAAAGCAATATGTCGCTGAGACGATCCAGTAAGAAACGGTCATGGGTAATCAGGACGATAGCGCCTGGAAAATCCTGCAAGCTTTCCTCTAGCACCTCAAGGGTAGGAATGTCCAAATCATTGGTTGGTTCATCCAACAATAAAATATCCGCAGGTTTTAGCATCAAATTGGCAATCAAGACCCGGGCTTGTTCTCCACCGGAAAGCTGGGATACCGGAAGCCCCAACTTTTCACTGGGAAACAGAAAACGCTTAGCCCAAGAGGCGATATGGAGAGCACGTCCCTGGAAAATGACCTGATCCCCCTGGGGGCACAAGGCTTCCTTTAAGGTCTGGGTCGGATCTAATTGCTCCCGCTTTTGATCAAAAGTCACGATTTGAACC harbors:
- a CDS encoding cytochrome-c peroxidase is translated as MRKIAFCLALAIGATYVSHVLAREDDGNLMKQAQSQFKPIPDELPTIKGITVTPERVELGKWLYFDPRLSRSWLISCNTCHNLALGGVDLEETSIGHGWAKGPRNAPTVLNAVFNVAQFWDGRAEDLAAQAQGPVQAGVEMNNTPERVKQTLRSIPEYVQSFRKAFPDDSNPVTFENMAEAIETFEATLLTPGSKFDQYLKGDAQALTKAEKKGLKLFMDKGCSSCHNGINLGGGGYYPFGVVEKPGSEILPTEDKGRFAVTNTASDEYVFKVPSLRNIELTPPYFHSGEVWDLEQAVAIMGSSQLGVDLNDNETAAIVTFLKTLTGEQPKVEYPILPPHTKGTPLPVIEVSSDEKMGH
- a CDS encoding zinc ribbon domain-containing protein, translating into MYQTCPKCGYQRQNGDIAPESQCPACGLIFTRWLKQRFRSPESLSPRSRNSKTEVLLGQIKERVLYVESPVSSSRFYGRLLLFVGFVLWGCWFIQTDYSQLTGGLPEINGSFMHLVDLIFHEAGHILFIPFGQFMTILGGSLAQLLMPMVVIGVFLFQQRDTFGASIGLWWLGQSVMDLAPYINDARAGELLLLGGTTGRDNPGHHDWRNILGDLGLLDYDHLIAGGVNLMGEVLILLSLVWGGNILYRQYQNLAR
- a CDS encoding ferritin-like domain-containing protein is translated as MSEKLRKALTEAMNDEYKARATYRQVISRYGDIRPFVNILEAEERHIQALLPLFHKYDIPVPEDDWDSKVDVPSSVSEACQSGVQAEIDNTEMYDRLLHLTQAYPDVYHVFLQLKRASQENHLPAFQRCADRGQEGAGSRGRGRRHR